The Frankiaceae bacterium genome has a window encoding:
- a CDS encoding GAF and ANTAR domain-containing protein translates to MSTARPDDAPDPVAAETPDELAARRAELVGLLQTEESYEETLQRLADLACATIPRCSAGSVTLWAEGQPYTVVSTDDLAQQLDNAQYETLEGPCLDASRYGEVYVIPEMSADARWPVFADAATRQGIRSSLSLPLSVSGRSIGALNLYSTDHDGFDGATDVGRLFAGQASVAITNAEVYRASRTLAEQLQDAMASRAVIEQAKGVLMAEQGCTPEEAFALLRAASQRENVKLREIAERIVHGQAGRRR, encoded by the coding sequence GTGAGTACCGCGCGTCCCGACGACGCCCCTGATCCCGTCGCCGCCGAGACCCCCGACGAGCTGGCCGCTCGGCGGGCGGAGCTGGTGGGCCTCCTCCAGACGGAGGAGTCGTACGAGGAGACGCTGCAGCGTCTCGCCGACCTCGCCTGCGCGACCATCCCCCGCTGCTCGGCCGGCAGCGTGACGCTCTGGGCCGAGGGGCAGCCGTACACCGTCGTCAGCACCGACGACCTGGCCCAGCAGCTCGACAACGCGCAGTACGAGACCCTCGAAGGCCCTTGCCTCGACGCGAGCCGCTACGGCGAGGTCTACGTCATCCCCGAGATGTCCGCCGACGCGCGGTGGCCGGTCTTCGCGGACGCCGCGACGCGCCAGGGCATCCGTTCGTCGCTGTCGCTGCCACTGTCCGTCAGCGGCCGGTCGATCGGCGCCCTGAACCTCTACTCCACCGACCACGACGGCTTCGACGGGGCGACCGACGTCGGCAGGCTCTTCGCGGGACAGGCCAGCGTCGCGATCACGAACGCCGAGGTCTACCGCGCCAGCCGTACGCTCGCCGAGCAGCTCCAGGACGCGATGGCCTCGCGCGCGGTCATCGAGCAGGCGAAGGGCGTGCTCATGGCCGAGCAGGGGTGCACGCCGGAGGAGGCGTTCGCGCTGCTGCGCGCCGCGTCGCAGCGCGAGAACGTCAAGCTGCGCGAGATCGCGGAGCGCATCGTGCACGGCCAGGCCGGACGCCGCCGGTGA